In Pseudomonas saudiphocaensis, one DNA window encodes the following:
- a CDS encoding class I SAM-dependent methyltransferase yields MTDSVPKLSSPRDWDLKWAEVFDKYQADLRHAYYIRALKCRNEQSLLEIAAGSFRDMAALNRMGVHCSGADFSPEAVSLAKERFPALASQMFEMNAFRFDISDQAFDLTYHNGFWGLFSDEEIEQLAREQARVTRRRMIATVHNAHNTGFKEYFDRVVETDPLFNIRFFHKDEIASIMSRHCKRVRVIPVGKAKKGYEDTLIRLGLGQRIPLRACFALSGQRLLERSERLLCIGEL; encoded by the coding sequence ATGACCGATTCAGTACCTAAATTATCTAGCCCGCGTGACTGGGATCTGAAGTGGGCCGAGGTGTTCGACAAATATCAGGCAGACCTGCGACACGCGTATTACATACGCGCTCTGAAATGCCGTAACGAGCAGAGCTTGTTGGAAATTGCTGCTGGCAGCTTCCGTGATATGGCGGCCCTGAATCGCATGGGTGTTCATTGTAGCGGGGCGGATTTTTCCCCCGAGGCGGTGAGCTTGGCGAAAGAGCGTTTCCCCGCGCTCGCAAGCCAGATGTTTGAAATGAACGCTTTCCGTTTCGATATTTCAGATCAGGCATTTGACCTGACCTACCACAACGGCTTCTGGGGGTTGTTCAGTGACGAAGAGATCGAGCAATTGGCGCGGGAACAGGCGCGGGTAACGCGCAGGCGCATGATCGCAACGGTTCACAACGCCCACAATACCGGGTTCAAGGAATACTTTGACCGGGTTGTGGAAACGGACCCCCTGTTCAATATCCGTTTTTTTCATAAAGACGAAATCGCCAGCATCATGAGCCGACATTGCAAGCGGGTGAGGGTGATCCCGGTGGGTAAGGCCAAGAAAGGGTACGAAGACACGCTCATACGCCTGGGGTTAGGCCAGAGAATACCCCTGCGAGCCTGTTTCGCTCTGTCTGGCCAGCGTCTGCTGGAGCGTAGCGAGCGCTTATTGTGTATCGGTGAGCTATGA
- a CDS encoding oleate hydratase — MKQVIVGGGLAGLVAAATLLRQVPGKDILILEREVTLGGLLAGAHYPEQGLYFDRGTHLFRETGVTEIDALLQKMAGEENIRMFSSSQGGHAGAIYQGRLQHNSHFPDVRQHPGRQAMLDEVWGVVAGTQPIRPITTFEAIMDVALERFGEAYVNAVLSPILSQLFKRPVSELAGFAALLCGLTRLVGCDRQEWLAKCGDGRFRELVAVPDQREMPVSFANTLRRYYFSGGTAGFVESAARYLTAQGVRIIRQARELSCDIEARNVAWLDERGDAFEEEFAQLILTNGVVGAARQLNIDLSSFGFERPILHRLVHMQLACPVESDLCYFYAFDPGFDFFRITNYRAFSGDPDDRRITIEILASEHLADAELASVMEEQLGRIGLCRPGSVLWFDVQRLHTGFPVPTVNNMKAMRVLDEHLQQSLPAYVRLCGVGVGGGVFFQNEVIQNVFQTLSNE; from the coding sequence ATGAAACAGGTCATTGTCGGTGGTGGGTTAGCGGGGCTCGTAGCCGCGGCTACTTTACTGCGTCAGGTGCCTGGCAAGGACATTCTAATCCTTGAGCGGGAGGTGACGCTGGGTGGCTTGCTGGCAGGTGCTCACTACCCTGAGCAGGGGTTGTATTTCGACAGGGGAACCCACCTATTCAGAGAAACGGGTGTAACTGAGATCGATGCACTGCTGCAGAAGATGGCTGGCGAAGAGAACATTCGGATGTTTTCTTCCAGTCAGGGCGGCCATGCTGGCGCTATCTACCAGGGAAGGCTTCAGCATAACTCGCATTTTCCCGATGTTCGCCAGCACCCTGGCAGGCAGGCCATGCTGGATGAAGTATGGGGGGTCGTAGCAGGGACGCAGCCGATTCGCCCGATCACAACATTTGAAGCCATCATGGATGTGGCGCTTGAGCGGTTTGGTGAGGCATACGTTAATGCGGTGCTGTCACCGATTCTGAGCCAGTTGTTCAAACGTCCCGTATCCGAACTGGCAGGATTTGCCGCATTGCTCTGTGGGTTGACCCGTCTGGTGGGTTGTGACCGGCAGGAGTGGCTGGCGAAGTGCGGTGATGGGCGGTTTCGAGAGCTGGTCGCGGTACCTGATCAACGCGAGATGCCTGTTTCGTTCGCCAATACCTTGCGGCGGTACTACTTCAGCGGTGGTACTGCTGGCTTCGTCGAGTCCGCGGCGCGTTATCTGACCGCGCAAGGGGTGCGGATCATTCGTCAGGCCCGCGAGTTGAGCTGTGATATCGAGGCAAGGAACGTCGCTTGGCTGGATGAGCGAGGGGATGCTTTTGAGGAAGAATTTGCTCAGTTGATCCTGACCAATGGTGTTGTTGGCGCAGCGCGACAGTTGAATATCGACCTGTCCTCCTTCGGCTTCGAGAGGCCTATACTCCATCGTCTGGTTCATATGCAGTTGGCGTGCCCGGTCGAAAGTGACCTTTGCTATTTCTATGCCTTTGATCCAGGCTTCGACTTTTTTCGAATCACCAATTATCGGGCATTCTCCGGAGATCCGGACGACCGGCGTATCACGATCGAGATTCTGGCCAGCGAACATTTGGCCGACGCCGAGTTGGCTTCCGTGATGGAAGAGCAGTTGGGACGTATCGGACTCTGTCGGCCTGGTTCCGTGTTGTGGTTCGATGTCCAACGTCTGCACACGGGCTTTCCTGTCCCGACAGTAAATAACATGAAGGCCATGCGGGTTCTGGATGAGCATCTGCAGCAGAGTTTGCCTGCGTACGTCAGGCTCTGTGGCGTCGGTGTGGGTGGCGGTGTGTTTTTCCAGAATGAGGTGATCCAGAACGTGTTCCAGACACTGTCGAATGAATAG
- the fliD gene encoding flagellar filament capping protein FliD, whose protein sequence is MAGITGIGSGIKIDEIVTALVNAERAPKTNQLDRLEKQTTTRISAIGTLTGAMNSFKTALDALNKPALFESRTASTSNSSVLKATASSTAPAGSYSVQVQQLAASSKVALQSVSGGTAATFNSGTLEISVGSTNISVDVTAANNTLAGMRDAINESGKDSGISATIITDDSGSRLVLSSTKTGEGNDIRVAVTEDGETTGDTSLMTQAFSPEADPDNAGAFLKPSSDSGAGGVINQAKSAKLTIEGLQLVRDTNTIEDALEGVTLDLVAAQSATDLTDGKTISLTVGVDKSSVKSNLQKFVDAYNALNASAAQLTAVVEVEGSKPVAGPLVGDSTVRSVLAGLRNEIVKLTSNSDTGVRALADLGITTGKDGKLVLDDTQLTKTLDSNFDQVGSYLTGTDGLMGRLSGFVSDYVGTDGVLKQRDSALRGTLKDIDKQREALDKRITSLQDRLYAQYNAMDSLVGQLTRTSESLTGMLANLPGFVRKDK, encoded by the coding sequence ATGGCGGGTATCACGGGAATCGGTTCGGGCATCAAGATCGACGAGATCGTCACGGCGTTGGTCAATGCTGAGCGAGCACCCAAGACCAACCAGCTCGACCGCCTGGAAAAGCAGACCACCACTCGTATTTCCGCGATCGGTACGCTCACCGGGGCGATGAACTCGTTCAAAACCGCCCTCGATGCGCTTAACAAGCCCGCGCTGTTCGAGTCTCGCACCGCGAGCACTTCCAACAGCAGTGTGCTCAAGGCTACCGCCAGCAGCACTGCGCCTGCCGGCAGCTACAGCGTTCAGGTTCAGCAGTTGGCCGCCAGCAGCAAGGTGGCCCTGCAATCCGTCTCGGGTGGTACCGCCGCCACGTTCAACAGCGGTACGCTGGAAATTTCCGTCGGCAGCACCAATATCAGTGTCGATGTCACCGCAGCCAACAACACGCTTGCCGGTATGCGCGACGCAATCAATGAATCCGGGAAGGACAGTGGTATAAGCGCCACCATCATTACCGATGACTCCGGTTCCCGCTTGGTGCTGAGCTCGACCAAGACGGGTGAAGGCAATGATATTCGGGTAGCGGTCACCGAAGATGGTGAAACGACGGGAGACACTTCCCTGATGACTCAGGCGTTCTCGCCTGAGGCTGATCCTGACAATGCTGGCGCTTTCCTCAAGCCAAGCTCGGACAGTGGCGCGGGTGGGGTAATCAACCAGGCCAAGTCTGCGAAATTGACCATCGAGGGGCTCCAACTGGTGCGCGACACTAACACGATTGAGGATGCGCTCGAGGGTGTTACGCTCGACCTGGTCGCGGCGCAGAGCGCCACCGATCTGACTGATGGCAAGACCATCAGCCTTACTGTCGGTGTCGACAAGTCCAGCGTGAAGAGTAACCTGCAGAAGTTTGTCGACGCCTACAACGCCTTGAACGCTTCAGCGGCCCAGCTCACTGCGGTCGTCGAGGTGGAGGGCTCTAAGCCAGTAGCGGGCCCTCTGGTTGGCGACTCCACGGTGCGCAGCGTTCTAGCAGGTCTGCGCAATGAAATCGTCAAGTTGACCAGCAATAGCGATACTGGTGTGCGTGCCCTGGCCGATCTGGGTATTACCACAGGCAAGGATGGCAAGCTGGTGCTTGATGACACCCAACTGACCAAGACCCTCGATAGCAATTTCGATCAGGTGGGCAGCTATCTCACCGGCACGGACGGGCTGATGGGGCGTCTTTCCGGTTTCGTCTCGGATTATGTGGGCACCGACGGCGTGTTGAAACAGCGTGACAGCGCCTTGCGTGGCACGCTGAAGGATATCGACAAGCAGCGTGAGGCGCTCGACAAGCGTATCACCAGCCTACAAGACCGCCTTTATGCTCAGTACAACGCAATGGATTCCCTGGTAGGGCAGCTTACTCGCACCAGTGAGAGCTTGACTGGCATGCTTGCCAACCTGCCGGGCTTCGTCAGAAAGGACAAGTAG
- a CDS encoding flagellar protein FlaG: MDIGSIKNSLHPMLGNAQSTAADTVRGEAAGARKGGEEQAAKVAGEARNVSREQVESAVSTIQEFVQSVRRSINFAVDDGSGRVVVKVTDAGSGDVIRQIPSEEALKLAENLSEVRSLLFKAEA; this comes from the coding sequence ATGGACATCGGCTCGATCAAGAATTCGCTTCATCCGATGCTTGGCAACGCCCAATCCACTGCCGCGGACACAGTTCGAGGAGAGGCTGCTGGTGCTAGGAAGGGTGGTGAAGAGCAGGCGGCCAAGGTCGCCGGAGAGGCGAGGAATGTATCTCGCGAGCAGGTGGAGTCTGCGGTATCGACCATTCAGGAATTTGTCCAGTCTGTTCGTCGCAGTATCAATTTTGCGGTGGACGACGGTTCCGGGCGGGTTGTGGTCAAGGTGACGGATGCCGGTTCAGGCGACGTGATCCGACAGATTCCATCAGAGGAGGCGCTCAAGCTGGCAGAGAATCTGTCGGAAGTGCGCAGTCTGTTGTTCAAGGCCGAGGCATAG
- a CDS encoding ATP-grasp domain-containing protein, producing the protein MSETGSKGAGTAVTVLVTAIGSMSAECVLRSLSSCEGVRLLGSDLHPADWLVTSTLVQGFHQLPSARYEQEYLDTILEVCRQESVTHLIPLTDPEVDVISSVRERFFDLGVTVCLPPSSCVETCRDKLLLHDRFVDDHIVQPIPSRALAQWEELRSGFPLLAKPRNGRSSEGLVKLENEQDVEHLLRRDHDRRYIVQPFYPGAVHVVDVLRNAGTGTVSVVCRKELIRTTNGAGLSVAIHGCTVLRRQAEWLADQLDVHGCICMEFLEYSGTYFLMDINPRFSAGVAFSSIAGYDMVFNALRCFLGAEIDQPVAYPDLIVARGHYEQIMSCETR; encoded by the coding sequence ATGTCTGAAACTGGCTCGAAGGGGGCTGGCACGGCGGTGACCGTGCTGGTAACGGCGATTGGATCCATGTCGGCGGAATGCGTTCTGCGCAGTCTGTCTTCCTGTGAGGGCGTTCGGTTACTGGGCAGCGATCTGCATCCGGCCGATTGGCTGGTTACTTCAACCTTGGTGCAGGGCTTCCATCAACTGCCATCCGCGCGTTATGAGCAGGAGTATCTCGACACTATTCTCGAAGTCTGTCGGCAGGAGTCCGTCACCCACTTGATTCCGCTGACTGACCCAGAAGTGGATGTCATATCGTCCGTGCGCGAGCGCTTCTTCGATCTCGGCGTCACCGTATGTTTGCCTCCCTCATCCTGTGTCGAGACTTGCCGGGACAAGTTGCTACTCCATGACCGCTTTGTCGACGACCACATCGTCCAGCCGATCCCGAGCCGAGCTCTGGCCCAGTGGGAAGAGCTCAGGAGTGGTTTTCCCCTGTTGGCCAAGCCACGTAACGGCAGAAGCAGTGAGGGGCTGGTGAAACTGGAGAATGAGCAGGACGTGGAACATTTGCTCCGGCGTGATCACGACCGGCGCTACATCGTTCAGCCTTTTTACCCAGGGGCGGTGCATGTGGTCGATGTGCTCAGGAATGCTGGTACCGGAACGGTAAGCGTTGTGTGCCGTAAAGAGCTCATTCGTACCACCAACGGTGCGGGGCTTTCGGTGGCTATTCACGGCTGCACTGTTCTGCGTAGACAGGCGGAATGGCTAGCTGATCAGTTGGATGTGCACGGCTGTATTTGCATGGAGTTTCTGGAGTATTCCGGCACTTATTTCCTGATGGATATCAATCCCCGGTTCTCTGCTGGGGTGGCGTTCTCGAGCATTGCCGGATATGACATGGTGTTTAACGCCCTGCGTTGTTTCTTGGGCGCAGAGATTGATCAGCCGGTGGCGTATCCAGATCTGATTGTCGCCCGGGGTCATTACGAACAGATCATGAGCTGCGAGACGCGATGA
- a CDS encoding flagellin codes for MSLTVNTNVASLNTQRNLGASSKGLDTSLQRLSTGFRINSAKDDAAGLQISNRLTNQINGLGVATRNANDGISLAQTAEGALQQSTGILQRMRDLALQSANGSNGATERAALQSEVSQLQQELNRISETTSFGGRKILDGSFGSQSFQVGANAYETINVSIGSAATDRIGINRVTSEASGATAITAGGASGVSAYGNAASGFSITSEFTTNAPNGSVTVNYGANSSARDIAAAINAKSDETGVTANARTVASLSDLAASGTVSFKLAGASSEASVVSAVVADTGNLSALADAINKETGKTGISAVSKGDSIELTSNTGEKIEITEFAIGSGTGNLAKLTNQSFDGSEDVGDTVDIVATGGARADGQIQFEAASAFQITDGGDGITNGFSALDSVKDIDISTAIGAQDALGIINGAISNIDSQRAQLGAVQNRFENTISNLQNIAENSSAARSRIRDTDFAAETSELTKNQILQQAGTAILAQANQLPQAVLSLLG; via the coding sequence ATGTCCCTTACAGTCAACACTAACGTAGCTTCCCTCAATACACAGCGTAACTTGGGCGCTTCGTCTAAAGGCCTGGATACTTCCCTCCAGCGCCTGTCCACCGGCTTCCGCATCAATAGCGCCAAAGACGACGCTGCTGGTCTGCAGATCTCCAACCGCCTGACCAACCAGATCAACGGCCTGGGTGTCGCCACCCGCAACGCCAACGACGGTATCTCCCTGGCGCAGACCGCTGAAGGTGCCCTGCAGCAGTCCACCGGCATCCTGCAGCGCATGCGGGACCTGGCCCTGCAGTCGGCCAACGGTTCCAACGGCGCTACCGAACGTGCAGCTCTCCAGTCGGAAGTATCGCAGCTGCAGCAAGAGCTCAACCGTATTTCTGAAACCACCAGTTTTGGTGGTCGTAAGATTCTGGACGGCTCCTTTGGCTCCCAGAGCTTCCAGGTTGGGGCCAACGCCTATGAGACCATTAACGTCTCCATTGGATCTGCAGCTACCGATCGCATTGGTATCAACCGTGTGACTTCTGAGGCTAGCGGTGCTACTGCCATTACAGCAGGCGGTGCCTCTGGCGTTTCGGCATATGGGAATGCTGCCTCGGGCTTTAGCATTACGTCGGAGTTCACCACCAATGCGCCCAATGGCTCGGTGACGGTGAATTACGGTGCGAACTCCTCTGCTCGTGATATCGCTGCGGCGATCAATGCCAAAAGCGACGAGACTGGTGTGACGGCAAATGCGCGTACCGTTGCCTCTCTTAGCGATCTGGCAGCCTCCGGCACTGTATCTTTCAAGCTGGCAGGTGCGAGCAGCGAAGCATCGGTGGTTTCCGCCGTTGTGGCTGATACGGGCAATCTTTCCGCCCTTGCCGATGCGATCAATAAGGAAACCGGCAAGACTGGCATCTCTGCTGTATCGAAAGGCGACAGCATTGAACTGACCAGCAACACCGGCGAGAAGATAGAGATCACGGAGTTCGCTATTGGTAGTGGCACTGGCAACCTCGCCAAACTGACCAATCAGAGCTTCGATGGTAGCGAAGATGTGGGTGATACCGTGGATATCGTAGCTACCGGTGGCGCTCGTGCGGATGGGCAAATTCAGTTCGAGGCAGCCAGTGCCTTCCAAATCACCGATGGTGGTGATGGGATTACCAATGGCTTCAGCGCTTTGGACAGCGTGAAGGACATTGATATCAGTACCGCGATAGGAGCACAGGACGCCCTGGGTATCATCAACGGCGCGATCTCCAACATCGACAGCCAGCGCGCCCAGCTCGGTGCCGTGCAGAACCGCTTCGAGAACACCATCTCGAACCTGCAGAACATCGCTGAGAACTCCTCGGCCGCTCGTAGCCGGATTCGCGACACCGACTTCGCTGCCGAAACCTCGGAACTGACCAAGAACCAGATCCTGCAGCAAGCCGGCACCGCCATCCTGGCCCAGGCCAACCAGCTGCCGCAGGCTGTGCTGAGCCTGCTCGGCTAA
- a CDS encoding glycosyltransferase codes for MLGKGTMMSGVPVVSVFMLTYNHGRFIAEAIESVLAQEMDYAFELVIGDDASTDDTRLICERYAREYPDTIRYIRNAQNLGGSENGRQVLAACRGRYLARLEGDDYMVGRRRLNDQVAWLEQHPDCMLVYGRARVIDASKTVLSEIPHLDRCFSGDLLEGMLEGNLIPACTAVYRAEILTQLPEWRSHVRYGDYLANTIAADKGKIHCFPEVLAVYRRHADSMTARDQYHTNLIELIDIHCRFITHNDLSLRGIALSRQAIIQKLHKLKRYSLETGQVINWTELKDMVTPCLEPGTSEAADASLLFGEQDDSVDSGYVFSVILTTYNRPDLLRDALASVGNQSFRDFEVILINDNGEPVEHLLGAYDFPITYIRQGRNRGLSAARNAGLALARGRYVVYLDDDDIYLPDHLAVLAEAFERHPRSVVYTGVEYVNERLEDGRRIELGRSQPFKHETFDRDRLFVQNYIPVNTWAHPREMLAEVGEFDVGLAAFEDWDMLLRLATRYPFVHVPAVTSEVHARAPGAGGDHMLGRERKNFPALYRELYQRYAGSASETLQSGRQQMLERLGVPVDKGDEAPDLDEWLAARLPTEVQSRLISERLEQAQGGVVLGVVVVDADGDQDALIATVRSLGNDRHLYASVKIVALTTLDAPATGWEEKLHYVRLDQRGLVEQVNDVVGSLQADWFMLVQAGSVFTQSGLMVAALDLLAAPDCRAVYGDELLLQDNGTLGVALRPGLNLDMLLSLPGVMARHWLFNRPLWQQSGGFDLAAGQAFELDYILRLILDRGLEGMGHISEPLLKGQAPLLTNCLDERDVIIRHLNARGYEQADVSATIPGHYEISYGHPQLAKVSILVSANDGLAKIRRCVESVLEKTSYPAYEVLILDHAVDDSAMANWLLGVEQLGTSAVKVVRLPQGLSIAQGQNLAAQQATGDYLLWLDSGVGVLSESWLHALMNHGLRPEVGAVGAKLITGDSKVASGGIVLGFNGPIGHVGCGQPLDAPGYLQRLLIDQNHTALSGKCLLLRRALFVELGGFDETPEMAPWTDVDLCLRLYSAGYFNVWTPRSPLLITAGAPLAATPEQEEALYARWLPLLARDPVYNPNFKLDDEEEFVLAPSLLSWNPLASWKPLPRVLAHPADRFGCGHYRVIKPLNALNREGGVDGTFAWGHLSLTELERFAPDTIVLQRQIDAVQIEGMRQVKAFSNAFKVYELDDYLPNLPLKSVHRDQMPKDILRSLRKGLGFVDRFVVSTEPLAEAFAGLHDDIRVVENRLPTEWWKGLSSRRRRGSKPRVGWAGGVSHTGDLELIADVVKELAGEVEWVFFGMCPDKIRPYIHEMHVGVPIDQYPSMLASLDLDLALAPLEQNLFNECKSNLRLLEYGACGFPVICSDLVCYRGDLPVMRVKNRFRDWVDAIRMHISDLDAAAQAGDRLREAVHRDWMLEGESLERWRKAWMPH; via the coding sequence ATGTTGGGTAAGGGGACGATGATGAGTGGTGTGCCTGTAGTGAGCGTCTTCATGCTCACTTACAACCATGGCCGGTTTATTGCCGAAGCCATTGAAAGTGTCCTGGCCCAAGAGATGGACTACGCCTTCGAGCTGGTGATTGGCGACGATGCTTCAACGGATGACACTCGCCTCATATGCGAGCGGTATGCGCGGGAGTATCCGGACACGATTCGCTACATTCGCAATGCGCAGAATCTAGGGGGGAGTGAGAATGGTCGCCAGGTACTAGCCGCGTGCAGAGGGCGATATCTGGCCAGGCTTGAGGGGGACGACTACATGGTCGGGCGCCGACGCCTGAACGACCAGGTAGCCTGGCTGGAACAGCACCCCGATTGCATGCTGGTGTATGGGCGTGCCAGGGTCATCGATGCATCAAAAACCGTATTGAGCGAAATTCCTCATCTGGATCGCTGTTTTTCGGGGGATCTTCTAGAGGGCATGTTGGAGGGAAACCTGATTCCCGCCTGTACTGCCGTGTATCGAGCGGAGATTCTCACACAACTCCCTGAGTGGCGTTCGCATGTCCGCTATGGTGATTACCTGGCTAACACCATTGCGGCTGACAAAGGAAAAATTCACTGCTTCCCGGAAGTACTGGCGGTCTATCGGCGCCATGCCGATAGCATGACGGCCAGGGATCAATACCACACCAACCTGATTGAACTGATCGACATCCATTGCCGGTTCATTACTCATAACGATCTGTCTTTACGTGGGATAGCTCTAAGTCGTCAGGCAATTATCCAGAAGCTGCACAAACTCAAGCGATACAGTCTGGAAACGGGGCAGGTGATTAATTGGACCGAGTTGAAGGACATGGTCACTCCATGTCTTGAGCCCGGAACCTCTGAGGCCGCAGATGCGAGTCTGCTATTCGGCGAGCAGGATGATTCAGTTGACTCTGGCTATGTCTTCAGCGTAATCCTGACGACCTATAACCGGCCAGATCTCTTGAGGGACGCCCTGGCCAGTGTTGGAAATCAATCTTTCCGCGATTTCGAAGTCATCCTGATCAATGACAACGGCGAGCCGGTGGAGCACCTGCTGGGGGCCTACGACTTCCCCATCACCTACATTCGCCAGGGTCGCAACCGCGGCCTGTCCGCCGCGCGCAACGCGGGGCTGGCGCTGGCGCGTGGGCGCTATGTGGTCTATCTCGACGATGACGACATCTACCTGCCCGACCACCTGGCGGTACTGGCCGAGGCCTTCGAGCGGCATCCGCGGAGTGTGGTGTATACCGGCGTGGAGTACGTCAACGAGCGACTGGAGGACGGGCGGCGCATCGAGCTCGGGCGTAGCCAGCCGTTCAAGCACGAGACCTTCGACCGCGACCGCCTGTTCGTGCAGAACTACATCCCGGTGAACACCTGGGCCCATCCGCGGGAGATGCTGGCCGAGGTAGGCGAGTTCGACGTCGGGCTGGCGGCGTTCGAGGACTGGGACATGCTGCTGCGCCTGGCCACGCGCTATCCCTTCGTGCATGTGCCGGCGGTGACCAGCGAGGTGCACGCGCGCGCCCCCGGGGCGGGTGGTGATCACATGCTGGGGCGTGAGCGGAAGAACTTCCCGGCGCTGTATCGCGAGCTGTACCAGCGCTATGCGGGCTCCGCCAGCGAGACGCTGCAGTCCGGGCGCCAGCAGATGCTGGAGCGCCTCGGCGTGCCCGTCGACAAGGGCGACGAGGCTCCCGATCTCGACGAGTGGCTGGCGGCCCGCCTGCCGACCGAGGTGCAGAGCCGGCTCATCAGCGAGCGTCTGGAGCAGGCCCAGGGCGGGGTGGTGCTGGGCGTTGTGGTGGTCGACGCCGACGGCGATCAGGATGCATTGATCGCCACGGTCAGGAGCCTGGGCAACGACCGGCACCTGTACGCCTCGGTGAAGATCGTGGCGCTGACCACCCTGGACGCGCCCGCCACCGGCTGGGAGGAGAAGCTGCACTATGTGCGGCTCGACCAGCGGGGGCTGGTCGAGCAGGTCAACGACGTGGTCGGTTCGCTGCAGGCCGACTGGTTCATGCTGGTCCAGGCCGGCAGCGTCTTCACCCAGAGCGGTCTGATGGTCGCTGCGCTCGACCTGCTGGCCGCTCCCGACTGCCGCGCCGTGTATGGCGACGAGCTGCTCCTGCAGGACAACGGCACGCTGGGCGTCGCGCTGCGTCCGGGGCTGAATCTGGACATGCTGCTGAGTCTGCCGGGCGTGATGGCACGGCACTGGCTGTTCAACCGCCCGCTGTGGCAGCAGTCCGGCGGCTTCGATCTCGCCGCCGGCCAGGCCTTCGAGCTGGACTATATCCTCAGGCTGATCCTCGACCGCGGCCTGGAGGGCATGGGGCATATCAGCGAGCCTCTGCTCAAGGGCCAGGCGCCGTTGCTGACCAACTGTCTGGATGAGCGGGATGTGATCATCCGCCACCTTAATGCTCGTGGCTACGAGCAGGCCGATGTCAGCGCAACGATCCCCGGCCACTATGAAATCAGTTACGGTCATCCACAGCTGGCCAAGGTCAGTATTCTGGTATCAGCCAACGATGGCCTGGCCAAGATCCGCCGCTGCGTCGAGTCGGTGCTGGAAAAGACCAGCTATCCGGCCTACGAAGTGCTGATTCTGGACCACGCCGTTGATGACTCGGCCATGGCCAACTGGCTGCTGGGTGTGGAGCAGTTGGGTACTTCGGCAGTCAAGGTCGTGCGGTTGCCGCAGGGCCTGTCGATAGCGCAAGGGCAGAACCTGGCGGCACAACAGGCGACCGGTGACTATCTGCTCTGGCTCGACAGTGGCGTGGGTGTACTTTCCGAAAGCTGGCTACATGCCCTGATGAACCATGGCCTGCGCCCGGAGGTGGGGGCGGTAGGCGCAAAACTCATCACCGGCGACTCGAAGGTCGCCAGCGGCGGTATCGTCCTCGGCTTCAACGGCCCGATTGGGCATGTGGGTTGTGGGCAGCCGCTGGACGCTCCGGGTTATTTGCAGCGTCTACTGATCGACCAGAACCACACCGCGTTGAGTGGCAAGTGCCTGCTGCTGCGGCGCGCCCTGTTTGTCGAACTGGGCGGCTTTGACGAGACGCCGGAAATGGCACCCTGGACGGATGTGGATCTGTGCCTGCGGCTTTACTCCGCTGGCTACTTCAATGTCTGGACGCCGCGCTCCCCCCTGCTGATCACCGCTGGCGCTCCGCTGGCTGCCACACCCGAGCAGGAAGAGGCCCTATATGCACGCTGGCTGCCCCTGTTGGCCCGTGATCCGGTATACAACCCCAACTTCAAGCTCGATGATGAGGAAGAGTTCGTTCTGGCTCCTTCTCTGCTGAGCTGGAATCCGCTGGCATCCTGGAAGCCGCTGCCGCGAGTACTGGCGCACCCGGCCGACAGGTTCGGCTGCGGTCATTATCGCGTCATCAAGCCGCTGAATGCCTTGAACAGGGAAGGGGGAGTCGACGGCACCTTCGCCTGGGGCCACCTGTCGCTCACCGAGCTTGAGCGTTTTGCGCCGGACACCATCGTGTTGCAGCGCCAGATTGATGCAGTGCAGATCGAGGGGATGCGGCAGGTGAAGGCATTCTCAAATGCCTTCAAGGTGTACGAACTGGACGACTACCTGCCCAACCTGCCTTTGAAGAGCGTACATCGCGATCAGATGCCGAAGGATATCCTGAGGTCGTTGCGCAAGGGGTTGGGCTTCGTGGATCGCTTCGTGGTCTCGACCGAGCCGCTAGCTGAGGCGTTTGCCGGATTGCATGACGACATCCGGGTGGTCGAGAACCGTCTGCCGACCGAATGGTGGAAGGGACTTTCCAGCCGGCGACGTCGGGGCAGCAAGCCGCGGGTCGGCTGGGCCGGTGGGGTGAGTCATACCGGCGACCTGGAATTGATTGCCGATGTGGTGAAGGAGCTGGCGGGCGAAGTCGAATGGGTATTCTTCGGCATGTGCCCTGATAAGATCCGCCCCTACATCCATGAGATGCACGTCGGTGTCCCGATCGATCAGTACCCATCCATGCTGGCGAGCTTGGACCTGGACCTCGCCCTGGCACCGCTTGAGCAAAACCTGTTCAACGAGTGCAAGAGTAATCTGCGTCTCCTTGAATACGGTGCCTGTGGCTTTCCGGTGATTTGCAGCGATCTGGTGTGCTACCGCGGTGATCTGCCGGTGATGCGGGTGAAGAACCGCTTCCGTGATTGGGTCGATGCAATCCGCATGCACATCAGTGATCTGGATGCTGCCGCGCAGGCGGGGGATCGTCTGAGAGAAGCGGTTCATCGTGACTGGATGCTTGAAGGGGAGAGCTTGGAGCGCTGGCGCAAGGCGTGGATGCCTCATTGA